From one Mya arenaria isolate MELC-2E11 chromosome 4, ASM2691426v1 genomic stretch:
- the LOC128231634 gene encoding BTB/POZ domain-containing protein 6-B-like isoform X2 yields MKWNCGFSFRFVCKLIDLLTAGMASDWRTDKSWRERYMYMFEEGVGCDVTFILGEGRHVAAHTFVLISRSAVFEAMFCGSMADKNTQTKTIKIPDVEVDIFMKFIRFLYISEIDIDEFNTLPVLYVARKYCVEDLVKICADYLHERMTPDTVCEILEQAHTYDIDDLKNMCLQFIYENGNSVLMSSAFSELCFDCVQQIIKSNDLFVEESDVYTALTSWATKECARQNLESTGLNKRGVLGKLLYKIRFPTMDRLFFTDIVSTDDILTSEEKVALFQHMFGSFAKHELSFSAVKREARLIRCLRFPKNEQGGINCEPGFKNSNFGIDVRISDDIMLHGLILFGACSTSIHSSSSDSAFRSNNPANAPITDQHVKIIIYAVPHQSETYTFEFDSIDIPQQETYQIFIKEPVWLKKGRMYAIQVKLDLFLPYQTYSGNGGFSEVETGSVRFSFFTHPSLIATTAEKGQIAGLLFSKLPDPDRMEVSLSPRGSPVKRELSQKEEGKPFFVKKELFPSSSY; encoded by the exons ACCTGTTGACCGCAGGCATGGCGAGCGACTGGCGGACCGACAAGAGCTGGCGTGAGcgctacatgtacatgttcgAAGAAGGTGTCGGATGTGACGTCACCTTTATTTTGGGGGAGGGGAGACACGTGGCGGCTCACACGTTCGTCCTCATCAGCCGCAGCGCCGTCTTCGAGGCCATGTTCTGTGGCTCGATGGCCGACAAGAACACGCAGACGAAGACCATAAA aatTCCCGATGTGGAAGTTGACATCTTCATGAAGTTTATCCGGTTCCTTTACATTTCCGAAATCGACATTGATGAATTCAACACACTTCCGGTTCTTTATGTCGCCCGGAAGTACTGCGTCGAGGACCTGGTGAAAATCTGCGCGGACTATTTGCACGAGAGGATGACACCAGACACCGTCTGTGAAATTCTTGAGCAAGCGCACACTTACGATATCGATGATTTGAAAAACATGTGCTTACAGTTCATTTATGAGAACGGCAATTCTGTTCTTATGTCCAGCGCGTTTAGTGAGCTATGTTTTGACTGTGTCCAACAGATCATAAAGTCCAATGATCTGTTTGTAGAAGAAAGTGACGTATACACGGCTCTGACGTCATGGGCCACCAAGGAATGTGCTAGACAAAATCTGGAGTCGACCGGGCTGAATAAACGGGGCGTTCTGGGGAAACTGTTGTACAAAATCAGATTTCCGACCATGGATCGACTGTTTTTCACCGACATCGTATCGACAGACGACATTCTGACCAGCGAAGAGAAGGTTGCGCTCTTTCAACACATGTTTGGTTCGTTTGCGAAGCACGAGTTGTCATTCTCCGCCGTGAAACGAGAGGCGAGGCTTATCAGATGTCTTCGATTTCCGAAGAACGAGCAAGGTGGGATAAACTGCGAACCAGGTTTCAAAAATTCGAATTTCGGAATTGATGTTCGCATTTCGGATGACATCATGCTGCACGGCCTAATTCTGTTTGGGGCATGCTCGACTTCAATCCATTCTAGTTCATCAGATTCCGCCTTTCGATCGAACAACCCAGCGAACGCACCAATCACAGACCAGCACGTGAAAATCATTATTTACGCCGTGCCGCACCAGTCAGAAACTTACACGTTCGAGTTTGACAGCATTGACATTCCGCAACAGGAAACATACCAGATCTTCATTAAGGAACCAGTGTGGTTGAAGAAAGGTCGAATGTACGCCATACAGGTTAAACTGGATCTATTTCTCCCCTATCAAACTTACAGCGGAAATGGCGGATTTTCCGAAGTCGAGACCGGATCTGTTCGGTTCAGTTTTTTCACACATCCGTCTCTGATCGCCACCACGGCGGAAAAGGGACAGATCGCCGGTCTTCTCTTCTCTAAACTTCCCGACCCCGACAGGATGGAAGTTTCTCTGTCGCCAAGAGGCTCCCCGGTGAAAAGGGAGCTAAGTCAAAAAGAGGAAGGAAAACCGTTCTTTGTCAAGAAAGAGTTGTTTCCCTCTagttcatattga
- the LOC128231634 gene encoding BTB/POZ domain-containing protein 6-B-like isoform X1: protein MFINRESRKVTTQIGVCSFNDGNSTCRERRNKDLLTAGMASDWRTDKSWRERYMYMFEEGVGCDVTFILGEGRHVAAHTFVLISRSAVFEAMFCGSMADKNTQTKTIKIPDVEVDIFMKFIRFLYISEIDIDEFNTLPVLYVARKYCVEDLVKICADYLHERMTPDTVCEILEQAHTYDIDDLKNMCLQFIYENGNSVLMSSAFSELCFDCVQQIIKSNDLFVEESDVYTALTSWATKECARQNLESTGLNKRGVLGKLLYKIRFPTMDRLFFTDIVSTDDILTSEEKVALFQHMFGSFAKHELSFSAVKREARLIRCLRFPKNEQGGINCEPGFKNSNFGIDVRISDDIMLHGLILFGACSTSIHSSSSDSAFRSNNPANAPITDQHVKIIIYAVPHQSETYTFEFDSIDIPQQETYQIFIKEPVWLKKGRMYAIQVKLDLFLPYQTYSGNGGFSEVETGSVRFSFFTHPSLIATTAEKGQIAGLLFSKLPDPDRMEVSLSPRGSPVKRELSQKEEGKPFFVKKELFPSSSY, encoded by the exons ACCTGTTGACCGCAGGCATGGCGAGCGACTGGCGGACCGACAAGAGCTGGCGTGAGcgctacatgtacatgttcgAAGAAGGTGTCGGATGTGACGTCACCTTTATTTTGGGGGAGGGGAGACACGTGGCGGCTCACACGTTCGTCCTCATCAGCCGCAGCGCCGTCTTCGAGGCCATGTTCTGTGGCTCGATGGCCGACAAGAACACGCAGACGAAGACCATAAA aatTCCCGATGTGGAAGTTGACATCTTCATGAAGTTTATCCGGTTCCTTTACATTTCCGAAATCGACATTGATGAATTCAACACACTTCCGGTTCTTTATGTCGCCCGGAAGTACTGCGTCGAGGACCTGGTGAAAATCTGCGCGGACTATTTGCACGAGAGGATGACACCAGACACCGTCTGTGAAATTCTTGAGCAAGCGCACACTTACGATATCGATGATTTGAAAAACATGTGCTTACAGTTCATTTATGAGAACGGCAATTCTGTTCTTATGTCCAGCGCGTTTAGTGAGCTATGTTTTGACTGTGTCCAACAGATCATAAAGTCCAATGATCTGTTTGTAGAAGAAAGTGACGTATACACGGCTCTGACGTCATGGGCCACCAAGGAATGTGCTAGACAAAATCTGGAGTCGACCGGGCTGAATAAACGGGGCGTTCTGGGGAAACTGTTGTACAAAATCAGATTTCCGACCATGGATCGACTGTTTTTCACCGACATCGTATCGACAGACGACATTCTGACCAGCGAAGAGAAGGTTGCGCTCTTTCAACACATGTTTGGTTCGTTTGCGAAGCACGAGTTGTCATTCTCCGCCGTGAAACGAGAGGCGAGGCTTATCAGATGTCTTCGATTTCCGAAGAACGAGCAAGGTGGGATAAACTGCGAACCAGGTTTCAAAAATTCGAATTTCGGAATTGATGTTCGCATTTCGGATGACATCATGCTGCACGGCCTAATTCTGTTTGGGGCATGCTCGACTTCAATCCATTCTAGTTCATCAGATTCCGCCTTTCGATCGAACAACCCAGCGAACGCACCAATCACAGACCAGCACGTGAAAATCATTATTTACGCCGTGCCGCACCAGTCAGAAACTTACACGTTCGAGTTTGACAGCATTGACATTCCGCAACAGGAAACATACCAGATCTTCATTAAGGAACCAGTGTGGTTGAAGAAAGGTCGAATGTACGCCATACAGGTTAAACTGGATCTATTTCTCCCCTATCAAACTTACAGCGGAAATGGCGGATTTTCCGAAGTCGAGACCGGATCTGTTCGGTTCAGTTTTTTCACACATCCGTCTCTGATCGCCACCACGGCGGAAAAGGGACAGATCGCCGGTCTTCTCTTCTCTAAACTTCCCGACCCCGACAGGATGGAAGTTTCTCTGTCGCCAAGAGGCTCCCCGGTGAAAAGGGAGCTAAGTCAAAAAGAGGAAGGAAAACCGTTCTTTGTCAAGAAAGAGTTGTTTCCCTCTagttcatattga
- the LOC128231634 gene encoding BTB/POZ domain-containing protein 6-B-like isoform X3, with product MDLLTAGMASDWRTDKSWRERYMYMFEEGVGCDVTFILGEGRHVAAHTFVLISRSAVFEAMFCGSMADKNTQTKTIKIPDVEVDIFMKFIRFLYISEIDIDEFNTLPVLYVARKYCVEDLVKICADYLHERMTPDTVCEILEQAHTYDIDDLKNMCLQFIYENGNSVLMSSAFSELCFDCVQQIIKSNDLFVEESDVYTALTSWATKECARQNLESTGLNKRGVLGKLLYKIRFPTMDRLFFTDIVSTDDILTSEEKVALFQHMFGSFAKHELSFSAVKREARLIRCLRFPKNEQGGINCEPGFKNSNFGIDVRISDDIMLHGLILFGACSTSIHSSSSDSAFRSNNPANAPITDQHVKIIIYAVPHQSETYTFEFDSIDIPQQETYQIFIKEPVWLKKGRMYAIQVKLDLFLPYQTYSGNGGFSEVETGSVRFSFFTHPSLIATTAEKGQIAGLLFSKLPDPDRMEVSLSPRGSPVKRELSQKEEGKPFFVKKELFPSSSY from the exons atgg ACCTGTTGACCGCAGGCATGGCGAGCGACTGGCGGACCGACAAGAGCTGGCGTGAGcgctacatgtacatgttcgAAGAAGGTGTCGGATGTGACGTCACCTTTATTTTGGGGGAGGGGAGACACGTGGCGGCTCACACGTTCGTCCTCATCAGCCGCAGCGCCGTCTTCGAGGCCATGTTCTGTGGCTCGATGGCCGACAAGAACACGCAGACGAAGACCATAAA aatTCCCGATGTGGAAGTTGACATCTTCATGAAGTTTATCCGGTTCCTTTACATTTCCGAAATCGACATTGATGAATTCAACACACTTCCGGTTCTTTATGTCGCCCGGAAGTACTGCGTCGAGGACCTGGTGAAAATCTGCGCGGACTATTTGCACGAGAGGATGACACCAGACACCGTCTGTGAAATTCTTGAGCAAGCGCACACTTACGATATCGATGATTTGAAAAACATGTGCTTACAGTTCATTTATGAGAACGGCAATTCTGTTCTTATGTCCAGCGCGTTTAGTGAGCTATGTTTTGACTGTGTCCAACAGATCATAAAGTCCAATGATCTGTTTGTAGAAGAAAGTGACGTATACACGGCTCTGACGTCATGGGCCACCAAGGAATGTGCTAGACAAAATCTGGAGTCGACCGGGCTGAATAAACGGGGCGTTCTGGGGAAACTGTTGTACAAAATCAGATTTCCGACCATGGATCGACTGTTTTTCACCGACATCGTATCGACAGACGACATTCTGACCAGCGAAGAGAAGGTTGCGCTCTTTCAACACATGTTTGGTTCGTTTGCGAAGCACGAGTTGTCATTCTCCGCCGTGAAACGAGAGGCGAGGCTTATCAGATGTCTTCGATTTCCGAAGAACGAGCAAGGTGGGATAAACTGCGAACCAGGTTTCAAAAATTCGAATTTCGGAATTGATGTTCGCATTTCGGATGACATCATGCTGCACGGCCTAATTCTGTTTGGGGCATGCTCGACTTCAATCCATTCTAGTTCATCAGATTCCGCCTTTCGATCGAACAACCCAGCGAACGCACCAATCACAGACCAGCACGTGAAAATCATTATTTACGCCGTGCCGCACCAGTCAGAAACTTACACGTTCGAGTTTGACAGCATTGACATTCCGCAACAGGAAACATACCAGATCTTCATTAAGGAACCAGTGTGGTTGAAGAAAGGTCGAATGTACGCCATACAGGTTAAACTGGATCTATTTCTCCCCTATCAAACTTACAGCGGAAATGGCGGATTTTCCGAAGTCGAGACCGGATCTGTTCGGTTCAGTTTTTTCACACATCCGTCTCTGATCGCCACCACGGCGGAAAAGGGACAGATCGCCGGTCTTCTCTTCTCTAAACTTCCCGACCCCGACAGGATGGAAGTTTCTCTGTCGCCAAGAGGCTCCCCGGTGAAAAGGGAGCTAAGTCAAAAAGAGGAAGGAAAACCGTTCTTTGTCAAGAAAGAGTTGTTTCCCTCTagttcatattga